GCATCAAGAGCGACCTCAAGGCCGGCGACTTGGATCTCATGCACGCGACGTAGACGATCGGAGGGTGAGCCGATCGTGTAAGTGCGCATAAGCCCAGCACAGTAACCATATCGCGCACCGCCGATTTCGAGATTCACCTGCGATCCATAGCGAAAAACGTCCTCGCTCCACGGAATGTGGCACGTTCCCGTTCGCGGTGATGAACACAAACTTATTCCCTCGATCCCGCTTCCTGGCTTACCGTTTGCGCCGCGCACCAACGTTGCCACAATTTCCGCGCACGCGTCTGCTTCACGCACCCCGGGGCGTATTACCTCAGCAGCGCGTCGAATCGCGGCGTCTGAGATTGCCGCCGCCTCCCGCATTACAGCTATCTCGAGATCTGACTTGATGAGCCTTTTCCAAGTGACCGCCTTAGTAGCATCGACGATCGTGGCACCAGGCAGGCGCATCCTAAACTTTTTCGCCGATTGCGATGGAAGGCAGCATAGCTCGATTCCTATGCCTCGACTCGCGAGGCCGACGTCCTCCAAGTAATCGACTACCGCGTCATAGCCATCCTTGTCAGGATTTCCAATATACGCTTCGGGGTATGCGACGATTTTGTCGCGCTCCATAAAACATTGATGAATGGCTGCCGGCGCATCACAGCGGCGCAGAATGAACGTCGGTTCCTCTTCTCGTATCGAAACCACAACGGCCTGAGGAACATAGGCTGATAGCGCGGTGTACCCCGTGAGATAGGTAATGTTATGTTGGTCGGAAACGACGAGCGCGTCGATATCGCACCGACCCATTTCGAACTTCACCGAGCCGAGCCGGCGAAGGTATTCACTTCTAGGGAATGCCTGGGGTCCCTTGGATATATTCATAAGTTTGAACTCCAGCTATGCTTTTGACAACAAGGCGAGCTATTGCGGGTAAGAGTTCTTATGCTGGCGACGGATCACCTCTCAGTTGGGGGGGAGTCGTGGGGCTGCAGATCGCTCCTGTTCGCCCGACGGCGGTGTGATAGACCAAGCGATTAAGTCGACAGCTCGTTGGAGTATCGCTTCGGTCTGAGCAAGGCTGGGTGAAACGGCGACGACATGTCCTATCCAGTCTCGAAAATCGCCTTTCCTGAAGATCGGCGCGTTGGGTTCAACATACAATTTGATTTCAGCGACACCTGGTACCGCGATCGCCTGACTGCCGCCATCGATCCAATCGAGGGTGCCGTCGCAATCAGCAACTAGGAACCGCGCGGCTGCGGTCTGCAAATGCCTTCTGCGCAAATCCCATTCCTCGCCGACGACAAGCTTGATGTGCTCGGTGACCAGATCGACACCGCTCGCCAGTTGGACCAGTTCAGGCTCAAGCGCACCAGCAAGACGCGGATTCACTTCGATTACAACCGGGCCATGATTAGT
The window above is part of the Mesorhizobium sp. WSM4904 genome. Proteins encoded here:
- a CDS encoding Xaa-Pro peptidase family protein, with protein sequence MNISKGPQAFPRSEYLRRLGSVKFEMGRCDIDALVVSDQHNITYLTGYTALSAYVPQAVVVSIREEEPTFILRRCDAPAAIHQCFMERDKIVAYPEAYIGNPDKDGYDAVVDYLEDVGLASRGIGIELCCLPSQSAKKFRMRLPGATIVDATKAVTWKRLIKSDLEIAVMREAAAISDAAIRRAAEVIRPGVREADACAEIVATLVRGANGKPGSGIEGISLCSSPRTGTCHIPWSEDVFRYGSQVNLEIGGARYGYCAGLMRTYTIGSPSDRLRRVHEIQVAGLEVALDAIRPGATCSDVANAFNRSIEKRGLKKETRCGYAHGIGWLEPTASLKDGDMTELLPNMTFHLMLGNWIEEDFGYVISETFRVTDSGVEVLTTAPRKIFEI